TCCGGTCGTGGAGAGCGACTCGTGTCCGAGCAGTTCCTGGACGGCGCGAAGGTCCGCCCCGCGCTCGAGCAGGTCCGTCGCAAAACTGTGACGGAGTGAGTGTGGCGTCAACGGCTTGTGAAGGCCTCCCAGCTTCCGGAGTCGCTTCATAACGTAGCGAATTTGGTCCGTTGTCACCCGATTCCCTTTTTGACTGAGAAATAATGCCGTTTCCTGAGTCGTCGCGCACGTTTGCCGCATGTCTAAGTAACGGTCGAGCGCCGTGATGGCGAACTGTCCGATTGGGATGTAACGTTCTTTCTTCCCTTTCCCAACGACATGGACAAACGCGAGGCCCGCATCGTAAGACGACACGTCCATGCCGCACAACTCGGCGACACGCATGCCTGTCCCGTACAACATCTCGACAATCGCGACATCACGTGCCCGTAGGAATGGGTCGTCTTGCCCTTCGGCTGCCTTCAAAAGCTGTTCGACCTCGCTCGGCACAGCGAACGTCGGTAGCGTCTTTCGCCGTTTCGGTGACGTCAAACCATGAAACAACGGTTCACCGTCCGTTTCACGTGCCACAAATTTCCCGAATTGTTTGAGACACGATACTTTTTGGGCGACCGTCGTCGTGGCGGTGTCTGCCTCATAAAGAGCATATAAATAACGCCGCGCCGACTGCACATCATAAGGATCTTGATGTGTCGATTGGCAATAAACGGCGTACTGGTCGAGCGTCTGCTCGTAAGAGCGTTTTGTATGAGGAGACAGTCGGCGTTCGACTTGGCAATAGCGCAAAAACGATTGTTGATCGTCAACGAATCTCATCCTCTCGCCTCCTCGTTTTCAGCTTAAAAACGCATGTTCCCGTCAAATCGAAATTAGCATAGCATACACAGTCAGAGGTGACAATAGATACCTCTTCAATAATCTGAAAATTTTCAAAGTGTTGTACAAATTACACAATTGAAATTTAGATTCATCAAAAAGGAGCCAAAAATGGCTCCTTTCCCTTAAATCTCTTTATACTGTTGAATCGTTTCGAGGGCACGGTTCGCGTAACGCTCGTAACGTTCTTGTTTCTTCATCTTCTTCGGAGCATCTTCAAGCGACGGCACGAGACCGAAGTTCGCGTTCATCGGTTGGAAGTGTTTCCCGTCCGTTGTCGTGATGTAGTGCGCCATCGAACCGAGCATCGTCTCACGTGGGAGGACGACGAGCTCTTCCCCAGCGATCAGCTTCGCCGCGTTGATCCCGGCGAGGAGACCGGAGGCCGCCGACTCGACATACCCTTCGACACCGGTCATCTGGCCGGCAAAGAACAACGTGTCGCGTGTGCGGGCCTGATACGTCGGTTTCAAGAGGCTCGGTGAGTTGATGAACGTGTTCCGGTGCATGACACCGTAACGCACGATCTCGGCGTTCTCAAGACCTGGAATCAATTGAATGATTCGTTTCTGTTCGCCCCACTTCAGGTGCGTCTGGAAACCGACCAAGTTGAAGAGCGTCCCGGCCGAGTTATCTTGCCGCAATTGCACGACCGCATGCGGACGTTTGCCCGTCTTCGGATCTTCGAGGCCGACCGGCTTCATCGGTCCGAACAAGAGCGTCTTCTTGCCGCGTTGGGCGAGTACTTCAAACGGCATGCAGCCTTCGAAGTAAATCTCTTTCTCGAACTCTTTGAGCGGGACGACTTCGGCTTTGACGAGTTCGTCATAGAACAAGTCGAACTCCTCTTCCGTCATCGGACAGTTGAGGTAGGCCGCTTCGCCCTTATCGTAACGTGACTTCAAGTAAACCTTGTCCCGGTCGATCGTCTCGCCGTCCAGGATTGGAGCGGCTGCGTCGTAGAAGTACAAATAGTCTTCACCAGTGAACGCTTTGAGCGAAGCCGAAAGATCAGGCGATGTGAGCGGCCCGGTCGCCATGATGACGATCCCGTCCGGAATCGCCGTGATCTCTTCGTTGTGCACGGTCACGTTCGGATGGTTTTTCAACGTGTCGGTCACGAATCCTGCGAAGTCGTGACGGTCGACGGCGAGAGCGCCGCCGGCCGGTACGCTCGCCGTATCCGCCGCTTTCAAGATGAGCGAGTCGAGCGTACGCATCTCTTCCTTCAAGACACCGACCGCATTTTGGAGCCCGTTCGCCCGGAGCGAGTTCGAGCAGACCAATTCCGCGAATTGGTCCGTATGGTGTGCCGGCGTCTTTCGCACCGGTCTCATTTCATACAAATCGACTTGAATCCCGCGCTTCGCGAGTTGCCAAGCCGCCTCGGAGCCGGCGAGGCCCGCTCCGATCACAGTTACACGTTGCTGCAAAGTTAATCCTCCTCTAACTGATGTACCTCGGCATGGGTACAGTTCGTACATTGATATTTCACGCCGTCTTTGATTTTTTTCTCGACCATCATCTTACCACATTCCGGACACGGTTTCGCGACCGGTTTGTCCCATGAAACGAACTCACAGTCTGGATAGTTCGAGCAGCCGTAGAACAGACGACCTTTTTTACTGCGTCGTTCGACGACTTGTCCGTCTTTGCAGCTCGGACATGGGACGCCGATCTCGACTTGTACCGGTTTCGTGTTCGTACAGTTCGGGAAGTTCGAGCACGCCATAAATTTACCGTAGCGGCCCATTTTGATGACCATCGGCGCACCGCATACTTCACAGTCGATGCCAGCCGGTTCATCTTTCACTTCGATCTTCTCGATCTCGGCCTCGGCCCGTTTCAAGCGTTTTTCGAAACTGCGATAGATTGGGGCAACGACGTCTGTCCATTGGACTTCCTCGTTCTCGATCGAGTCGAGGAGCGTCTCCATGTCGGCCGTGAACTGTACGGTGATGAAATCGTTGAAATACTCGTCAATCATCTCGATGACAAGTTCACCGAGCTCCGTCGGGACGAACTTCTTCTCTTCGAGGACGACGTAACCACGTTTTTGAATCGTGTCGAGCGTCGGTGCATATGTCGACGGACGACCAATCCCGAGCTCTTCCATCGCCCGGACGAGCCGTGCCTCACTATAGCGCGGCGGCGGTTGGGTGAAGTGCTGTTTCGGCTCGATCGTGTCGAACTTGACGAGGTCGTCGACTTCGAGCGGTGGGAGCAACCCTTCTTTTTCTGGATTCGTATCTTCGATATCATCATCTTTCGATTCGATATACACTTTCATGAAACCTGGGAATTTGACGGTCGACCCGTTGGCACGGAAAATCATGCCGTTCGATTCGACGTCGATTTTTACCGTGTCGAGGATAGCCGGCGCCATTTGGCTCGCCACGAGACGTTCCCAAATCAACTTGTACAGTCGGAGCTGATCGCGTGACAGGTATGCTTTGACCGAGGCCGGGTCACGTAACGCCGACGTCGGACGAATCGCTTCGTGGGCATCCTGGGCGTTTGCCGCCTTCTTCTCTTTTTGTTTCTGCAATGCGACATACTCTTCACCGAACGTGGACTCGATATACGATTTCGCTTCTTCTTTCGCCAAATCTGAGATCCGTGTCGAATCGGTACGCATATACGTGATCAAACCGACGGTACCTTCTTTCTTACCGAGGTCGATCCCTTCGTAAAGCTGTTGCGCGAGCATCATCGTTTTCTTGGCACGGAAGTTGAGCTTACGGGCCGCATCCTGTTGGAGCGAACTTGTCGTAAACGGGAGCGAGGCGTTCCGCTTCCGCTCTTTCTTCGTGACATCGATGACTTTGAACGAGTCGTCGATCGCGTTGAGCACAGCGTCGGCGTCTGCCTCGCTCTTGAGCTCCAGTTTCTTCCCGTCTTTCCCATAAAACGATGTCTCGAACAATTCGCCTTCATGGTTGAGCATGAGTTTGATCGTCCAATACTCTTCTGGGTCGAAGGCGTTGATCTCCCGCTCCCGGTCGATGATCATTTTGACGGCCACTGATTGGACACGTCCGGCCGATAAGCCTTTTTTGACTTTCTTCCATAATAATGGGCTCATCCCGTATCCGACGAGACGATCCAAAATTCGCCGCGCTTGTTGGGCGTCGACGAGATCGTGATTGATTTTACGTGGGTGCTTGAATGACTCCTTGATCGCATCTTTCGTGATCTCGTTAAAGACGACCCGACATTCTGTCGTTTCGTCGACACCAAGGGCACGCGCTAGATGCCAGGCGATCGCTTCCCCTTCGCGATCCGGGTCAGCCGCGAGAAAGATTTTCGTCGCTTTTTTGGCTGCCGTCTTCAATTCTTTCAAAACTGGGCCTTTTCCACGAATCGTAATGTACTTCGGTTCAAAGTCATGTTCCACGTCGACACCGAGTTGACTTTTCGGTAAATCGATGACGTGACCCATTGACGCTTTGACCGTGTAATTCGATCCTAAATAACGTTTAATAGTCTTTGCTTTCGCCGGTGATTCGACGATCACCAAATATTTTGCCATACATCTGCTCCCCTTTTAGAGGTCGTTTTAAATCCCTACCATAATATTCATGTTGTCGCTCGTTTGTCAACGTCCAATCCTTGAACGCATTAGAATTTGGTCGGAAGTCGTCAATGGAATCGCCCCGTCCTCAATCAATCGATTCGGACCTGCCGCGAGCGAATCAAGCGGGCTTCCAGGTACCGCAAACACCGTCTTTCCTTGCTCAAGCGCATGTCCGACCGTATTCATCGTCCCGCTCTTCTGACGGGCCTGAATGACGACGAGCTGATCGCCGAGTCCGCTGACGAGACGATTACGTTCTAAAAATTGAAATTTTTTGACAGGTGTTTCCGGTGGATATTCGGTGAGGAGTAACCCGTGTCTCGAAATTCGTTCGAACAGCGGCGCATGCGCTTGAGGATACATGTGTGAAAAGCCCGCTCCGAGGACAGCAATCGTCGGACGGTTATGCTGGAGTGCCAACTCATGGACGAGACCATCGATGCCGAGCGCACCGCCCGATACCGAGACAGTTTCTTCTATTAAAGGGTAGAAATGCTCGACGAGACGATGGCTGATGCGATTCAATTCACGGCTTCCGACCAAAGCAGTCGTTTGTTGTTGTAGTACCTCTAAATCGCCTCGGTAAAACAAACAATACGGAGGGTTCGGAATGTCGAGCAACGCGCGCGGGAACGCGTCGTCTTCCCACGTCAAAAAACGGTCGTACGTGACCGTTGAACGAAGCGCCCGTTTTGCTTTGTTCCAGACGTTCGGATGGAAGGGACGAGTGCTCGAACCCGGATGCGATAAGTAATGATGGACGAACTCGACAGGCAGCCGTTCAGCCGCGAATCGAGCGATTGTTTGATTCATCACAATCACCTCTAAAAAAATGAGGGATGGCGCGCATCCCTCATTTCCGAATGGTTTACGTGGTCGGTTGACCCGTCACGCAAGCTTCATACAATCCTTCTTGCTTCAACACCCGGATGAGCGTCTCTCCGATGACGGCAGGCGTCTCGGCGACTTCGATTCCGTTGGCATTCAACGTCTTGATTTTCTCGGCGGCCGTTCCTTTTCCGCCTGAGATGATGGCGCCCGCATGGCCCATCCGTTTCCCTTCAGGAGCGGTTTGACCGCCGATGAAGCCGATGACTGGCTTCGTCATGTTCGCCTTCACCCACTCGGCGGCTTCTTCTTCGGCCGTTCCACCGATTTCACCGATCATGATGACCGCTTTCGTGTCCTCATCTTCGTTGAACGCTTGGAGCGTATCGATGAAGTTCGTCCCATTGACCGGGTCTCCACCGATTCCGACCGCTGTCGATTGTCCAATCCCGGCCGTCGTCAACTGATGGACCGCCTCGTACGTGAGCGTCCCTGAACGCGAGACGATACCGACGTGGCCTTTCGTATGGATATAGCCTGGCATGATGCCAAGTTTTGCTTCCCCTGGCGTAATGATTCCCGGGCAGTTCGGTCCGATGAGACGGGCCGGTTTGTCCTCGAGGTAACGTTTCACTTGAATCATGTCGATGACCGGGATGCCTTCTGTGATACAGATGATCAGTTCAATCCCGCTATCGGCCGCTTCCATGATTGAATCGGCTGCGAAGGCCGGTGGTACGTAGATGATCGATGCGTTCGCGCCCGTTGCTTCGACGGCCTCTGACACCGTGTTGAAGACTGGTACGCCGTCAAGTACGGTCGTGCCACCTTTTCCAGGTGTCACGCCTCCGACCAATTTTGTGTTATAAGCCAGCATCTGTTCGCCGTGGAACAGACCTTGTTTCCCCGTGATCCCTTGAATGATCACTTTTGTATCTTGATTCGCCCAAATACTCATGTCGTTTCCCCCTTATCGAACGAGTGCCGCGATTTTTTCTGCACCGTCAGCCATCGAGCTCGCCGAAGTGATCGCAAGTCCAGATTCATCGAGAATGCGTCGTCCCGCATCCACGTTCGTGCCTTCTAAACGGACGACGAGTGGTAAATCGAGACCGATTTCTTTCGTCGCCGCGACGATACCTTCAGCGATGATGTCACATTTCATGATGCCACCGAAGATGTTGACGAAAATGCCTTTGACTTGGTCGTCTGACAAAATCAATTTGAACGCTTCCGTTACTTTTTCTTTCGTCGCACCGCCACCTACATCGAGGAAGTTAGCGGGTTCGGCGCCGTAGTGCTTGATGATATCCATCGTCGCCATAGCGAGACCGGCTCCGTTGACGAGGCAACCGATATTTCCATCGAGCGCGATATAGCTGAGGTCGTGTTTCGACGCCTCGACTTCACGCGGGTCTTCTTCCGTCGTGTCACGAAGATCGACGATGTCTGTATGACGATAGAGCGCGTTGCTGTCGAAGTTGAGCTTCGCATCGAGGGCGATGACGTTTCCGTCTTTCGTCGTGACGAGCGGGTTGATCTCTGCGATCGTGCAATCCGTCTCGACATACACTTTGTACAGTTTCATGACCATGTCACTGAACTTGTTGACGAGCTTGGTCGGCACTTCCATCTTGAAGGCAAGACGGCGCGCTTGGAACGGACGGAGTCCGACGACCGGGTCGACGACTTCTTTATGAATTTTTTCTGGCGTATGTTCAGCGACTTCTTCGATGTCCATACCGCCTTCTGATGAACCCATGATGACAATTCGGCCGATCGAACGGTCAAGCACAAGTCCTAAGTAGAATTCTTGATCAATCGCAGATCCTTCTTCGATGTAAAGGCGTTGCACGACTTTTCCTTCAGGTCCAGTCTGGTGCGTGACGAGCGTCTTGCCGAGAATCTCTGACGCATACTGTTTGACTTCCTCATCCGTCTTCGCAAGTTTGACACCGCCGGCTTTCCCGCGGCCCCCTGCGTGGATCTGGGCTTTGACAACTTTTAGTTCACCGTCTAGCTTGGCAGCGGCTGTAACTGCTTCTTCAACACTAAACGCCGGATAGCCCGTAGGTACGGCCACTCCGAACGCACGAAGCAATTCTTTCGCCTGATACTCATGGATATTCATTTCGTTTCCCCCTTAGTCCCCTTTAATATCGGCACGTCTATTGTAACGAAAAACTGAAAGCGCTGTCTATCGTTCTTGCTTTAAGTTTTCATCTTTTTTTCATATCTACCCCTAGACATCTTCGATTTTTCCTTGTTCCATCTGATAAAGAAACACGAAAAGCTCGGCGATGACCTGATAAAGGTCGTCCGGGATATGCTCCTCAATCTGTAAAGCGGACAATAGTGACAATAGCGCCGGGTCCTCATGGATCGGGACCCCGTTCTCCTGCGCGAGCGCGAGCATGCGCTCGGCGACGAGTCCGCCCCCTTTGGCGACGACACGCGGGGCATCCATCGATTGCTCGTAGGACAAGGCGATCGCTTGCTTACGGTCCGTCATATGCGTTGGTCCACCTTTCCGAGCGGGGCGAACGTGTCTGGCACGGATTCCCGCTTTTCTTCGAACGAGAAGCGGGACAGTTCATAGCCGCTCGCTTCAAGCGCCTTGCTGAGCGACGGCTCATAAGCGTTGACGAACGGGCTCAAATCGTGCCGTTCATTGAACACTTTGATCGTGACGTGTCGCTTTTGGACGAGCAGATCGATACCCGTCTCTCCAAACTTCGGTGTCTCCAAAAATAGGACGATGCGTGCGTGGTCGGCGTCAATCATCTCGCCCTTCGGCGCCTCGAGGCGGAATCGGACTTGTTCAAACGGTCCTAATTGCGGTATGTGAAATGCTTGAGCGACGTATGGCGGCGTCTGAAGGGCATTGAACGTCTCCTGAGCCCGGACGAACTGCTCGAACTTCGGGTCCCCTTTCGCTTTGAACAACTCGCCGATGAGTTGCTTCACATCCGACCCGGCTCCGCTCTCGAGCAGTTGACGCCCTTGCGCCTGAAGCGATTCAGGCGTGTCGAGCGGCTGACGGGCGAGCCGACCGAGTTCCGAACTTAAAAGGGCGAGCGGGGACCGTGCGGCTTGCGCAAGGGCTTCTGCTTGTTGCGGCACGACTTTCAAGACGAGCTTTGGTTCGAGCTCGGTGACGACCATCTTGTACGTAACATTCTCTTTGACGTCAGCGTTCACCCCGACCCGGAACAAGCCTTGCGGCAGTTGCATGACCGCCTCGCCGCCCGGCAGCAGCTGGAGCACCCGACCGACGACCGTATTGCCGATGAGCAATTGCCGCGAATTCTGTTCCGTGACCTTGAACGGCATGACGCCTTGATGATCGATCCGCATGATGACCCCTCCTACATATGTTTAATCGGCGCGAACGATTTTCGGTGGATTGGCGTGATCCCATGTTCCGCTAGTCCGGCCAAGTGCGCTTTCGTCCCGTAACCGGCGTTCTGTTCGAAACCGTAGCCGGGATAGAGGACGGCGTAGTCTTCCATCATGTTGTCACGGACGACTTTGGCGACGACGCTCGCCGCCGCGATCGATACGCTCCGGGCGTCGCCTTTGATGAGCGATTGTTGCGGGATGTCGAGCTCGAGCGTCATCGCGTCAATCAAGAGCGCATCGACTTCACCGAGTTGCCGGACCGCCTCCATCATCGCGAGTTTCGTCGCCTCGTAAATGTTGACGCGGTCAATCACGTCGGCGTCGACGATGCCGACGCCGACCATGGCCTCGTCCATGAGGGCCCGATACGCGACTTCACGTGCTGATGGCGACATCAGTTTCGAGTCGTTCAAGCCCGGATGATAAAATCCTTCCGGCAAGATGACGGCCGCGGCGACGACCGGACCGGCGAGCGGTCCTCGACCGACCTCATCGACGCCACCGATGCGGACATAACCGTTTGCCTTCAACTCGTCCTCGAACACGCTCCGGGCCGCATAATCGTCCTGGCGCTCACGTTCGACCTTGAACTGGCGCTCACGCTGCCTGAGCAACGTCTGGACGCCTGCGCGCGGGTCATCCTTCAGTTCGGCCCGGACTGCTTCCCACTCTTCATATCGGACCGTCTGTAGCCGTTGTTTAATCGCTTGAATCGTCATGCTGTTCCTCCTATTCAAAAAAGCCCTGTTTGCACAGGACTTCACGCCATGTCATGGTCGGCCGGTGTCTCAAGAGAGACCCGTCCGATTTTCTCATGACGTAGTTCGTTCAATAGTAATTCGCTCGCCTTCTCGAAATCGACGTAGCCGCCGCTGACGAGTCCACGTTTCTTCCCGATCAATTCGAGCAGTTCGACGGCGTCTTCCGGCAGTTGATCGATTTTGAATCGCTCTTTCACCTGTTCCGGATAGCGGGCCGATAGCTCACGGGCCGCATAGAGCGCGATATCATCAAGGTTCAAAATATCGTCCTTGATGGCACCGGTCGCCGCCAAGCGATAACCGACCATCTGGTCCTCGAACTTCGGCCATAGAATCCCCGGCGTATCGAGCAATTCCATCTCGCCGCCTTTCATCTTGATCCATTGCTGACGCTTCGTGACACCCGGACGGTCGCCAGTGACAGCGATATTGCGTCCAGCGAGGCGGTTGATGAGCGTCGATTTCCCGACGTTCGGGATGCCGATGATGAGGGCGCGGATCGGACCGGGATTCCGGCCTTTCTCACGCATGCGGTCATGCTTCTCTTGCATGAGCTTCTCGGCACCCGACATGAGCTGCTTCAAGCCTTTGCTATGTTTCGCGTCGACGGCGACGACCTCGACGTCGTCACGCTTCAAGGCGCGGAGCCAGGCGTCGGTGACGACGGGATCGGCCATATCGGCTTTATTCAAGACGATGAGACGCGGTTTGCCTTCTGTGATCTCATCGACCATCGGGTTACGGCTCGATTGTGGGACGCGTGCATCGACGAGTTCGATGACGACATCGATGAGCTTTAACTTTTCTGTTACTTGTCTTCGTGCCTTGGCCATGTGGCCAGGGAACCATTGAATTGCCAAAAAAACACCACCTTATTCTTGTACGGTCCCGAAATCGCCGAGCGGCCAGAACACGAAGTTCGTTTTGCCGACGACGTCCTCTTTCGGGACAAAGCCGATTTCACGGCTGTCTTTCGAGTTTTGTCGATTGTCACCCATCACAAAGTACGAACCTTCCGGGACGACCGTTTCGCCCGTCACTTGTTCGAGCGTGAAGTTTTCGGTAAGAGGAAAGCCGTTCATCTGGGCCTGGAAATCCTCTAAATACGGTTCATCGACCGCTTCGCCGTTCAAGTAAAGCGTATCGTCCCGATATTCGAGCGTGTCGCCAGGAATGGCGATGACGCGTTTAATATAGTCTTTTGATTCCGTCGCGTGGAAGACGATAATATCGCCCCGATCGAGCTCACCGACGTAGTTCGAAATTTTGCTAACGATCATGCGATCGGCATTTTGGAGCGTCGGCATCATTGACTCTCCCTCGACGATGACAGGTACAAAGATGAACGTCCGGATCACGAACGCGATGACGAGCGCCACGACGATCGCCTTAAGCCAACTGAACACTTCTTTCAACTTGCCTCACTCCTCTGTCCGTTTGAACTTATTGTACTAGAAAAAAAGAAGCTTGTCGCAAGCGACAAGCTTAATCCCCATCTTAACGACGGATTTCTTTAATACGTGCTGCTTTACCGCGAAGGTTGCGGAGGTAGTAGAGTTTCGCACGACGGACTTTACCGTAACGAACGACTTCGATTTGCGCGACACGCGGTGAGTGAAGCGGGAATGCACGCTCAACACCTACGCCGTAAGAAATCTTACGGACTGTGAATGTTTCGCTGATGCCGCCACCTTTACGCTTAATGACAACGCCTTCGAAGATCTGGATACGCTCACGCGTTCCCTCTACGACTTTAACGTGGACACGTACTGTGTCACCAGGACGGAAAGCAGGTACGTCCGATTTGAATTGTTCTTCTGTGATTTCACGGAACAGTTTTTGTGTGTTCATGAATTGTTCTCCTTTTTCTTCAATGTTCATATCTTCATCTGCCCAAGCATCCAACAGCGGAACATCGGTAATCGGTGGGGGTTAACCCACATGCTCAAACATAGCATAATTTGGTCAATCGCGCAACGATTCAATGAATTTTTTATCCGCCTTCGACAGGTCGATTTGCTCGAGCAGTTCCGGCCGCCGTCGATACGTGCGTTCAAGTGACCGTTCACGACGCCACGTCTCGATGTTGGCATGATTGCCCGACAAGAGGACGTCCGGTACCTTGAGACCCCGGAAGTCGGCTGGACGCGTATAGTGCGGATATTCGAGGAGTCCCGTCGAAAACGAGTCGTCCTCGTGGCTCGCCTGGTCGCCGAGCACTTCCGGGATGAGGCGCACCGTGGCATCGATCATGACCATCGCCGCGAGCTCACCGCCGGTCATGACGAAATCGCCGATTGACACTTCGTCCGTCGCAAGCTCGTCATGGATCCGTTGGTCGAACCCTTCATAATGACCGCACAAAAAGATAAGGTGTTCCTCGGACGCCCACTCTTCTGCCATTCGTTGATCAAAACGGCGTCCGGTCGGTGTCGTGACGATGACACGGGGTCGCGTCTTCGCGATCGCGTCAATGGCGTCAAAAATCGGTTGCGGGGTGAGTAGCATGCCCGCCCCGCCCCCGTACGGATAATCGTCGACTTTGTGGTGCTTGTTCGTCGAGAAGTCACGGAAGTTCGTGAACGCCATCTCGACGTGACCGAGCGTGCGCGCCCGTCCGACGATCGAATGATCGAGCGGGGCGAACATCTCAGGGAATAAGGTTAAGACATCAATCTTCATCGTCGATCATTCCCGGAATCGGGGTGATGACGACACGTTTCGCCTCGACATCGATGTCGCTCACGACCGATTCGATGTACGGGATGAGCGCATCCGACTTGCCAGGACGTTTGATGACCCAGACGTCGTTCGCGCCGGTCTCGAAGATGTCATCGACGACTCCGATGACCTCACCATCGACGACAGCTTCACAGCCGATAATCTCATGGTAATAAAACTCATGTTCCGGCAACTCGTGGACGTGCTCGACGTGGACATACAGCTTCATCCCTTTATATTTCTCGACGAGATTGATGTTCTCGAGCCCTTTGAACGTGACGAGATGGAACTGCTTGTGTGGACGATACGTCGT
This sequence is a window from Exiguobacterium mexicanum. Protein-coding genes within it:
- the rimM gene encoding ribosome maturation factor RimM (Essential for efficient processing of 16S rRNA) is translated as MEWLYVGKIANTHGLKGELKLLAATDFPAERFKKGETLYLDIDGKKVPFEVTTYRPHKQFHLVTFKGLENINLVEKYKGMKLYVHVEHVHELPEHEFYYHEIIGCEAVVDGEVIGVVDDIFETGANDVWVIKRPGKSDALIPYIESVVSDIDVEAKRVVITPIPGMIDDED
- the trmD gene encoding tRNA (guanosine(37)-N1)-methyltransferase TrmD; this encodes MKIDVLTLFPEMFAPLDHSIVGRARTLGHVEMAFTNFRDFSTNKHHKVDDYPYGGGAGMLLTPQPIFDAIDAIAKTRPRVIVTTPTGRRFDQRMAEEWASEEHLIFLCGHYEGFDQRIHDELATDEVSIGDFVMTGGELAAMVMIDATVRLIPEVLGDQASHEDDSFSTGLLEYPHYTRPADFRGLKVPDVLLSGNHANIETWRRERSLERTYRRRPELLEQIDLSKADKKFIESLRD
- the lepB gene encoding signal peptidase I encodes the protein MKEVFSWLKAIVVALVIAFVIRTFIFVPVIVEGESMMPTLQNADRMIVSKISNYVGELDRGDIIVFHATESKDYIKRVIAIPGDTLEYRDDTLYLNGEAVDEPYLEDFQAQMNGFPLTENFTLEQVTGETVVPEGSYFVMGDNRQNSKDSREIGFVPKEDVVGKTNFVFWPLGDFGTVQE
- the rplS gene encoding 50S ribosomal protein L19, with translation MNTQKLFREITEEQFKSDVPAFRPGDTVRVHVKVVEGTRERIQIFEGVVIKRKGGGISETFTVRKISYGVGVERAFPLHSPRVAQIEVVRYGKVRRAKLYYLRNLRGKAARIKEIRR
- the ylqF gene encoding ribosome biogenesis GTPase YlqF: MAIQWFPGHMAKARRQVTEKLKLIDVVIELVDARVPQSSRNPMVDEITEGKPRLIVLNKADMADPVVTDAWLRALKRDDVEVVAVDAKHSKGLKQLMSGAEKLMQEKHDRMREKGRNPGPIRALIIGIPNVGKSTLINRLAGRNIAVTGDRPGVTKRQQWIKMKGGEMELLDTPGILWPKFEDQMVGYRLAATGAIKDDILNLDDIALYAARELSARYPEQVKERFKIDQLPEDAVELLELIGKKRGLVSGGYVDFEKASELLLNELRHEKIGRVSLETPADHDMA